GACAGGTTTGGGCCGCGCTGGGCGCTTTGTATTGGCGCTGCTTCAGGATTTGCGGCGGCAATTGTAGGCATCTACTATCTCGCGAAGTACCGTCATCTGCGGGTGAGCTTCGGCGCTGGACGTCTTCGCTTCACCATGGATGAAGGTAGTCTCGTTGCGCGTTGAAGTTGCGTTTGAACTATTTCCGAGCCGATGGTGGGAGTTTATCTTTGCGGTGCGAGCTTTGCTTGACCGAAGTGGTAGGCGAGGTGTGCGGTTCTGCTGAGTAAAATGGTGAAGCGGTTGCGATGAGGCTCGAGCTTGAAGTCTTCCTGGGAGATGGCGGTGTGTCTCTGTGCCCAGTCCGAGCCTGACAGGTTCGAGAAGGCGGTCCAAAGGGCATCGTTGACTTCATTCCAGATTCGCTTCAGGTCTGCTCCCGAAGGCAGATTCTGTGAGTGCCCGTCGGGATTGGCGATGAAGATGAAATCGAGCTCCGGATGTAATCTCTGGCCCAATCCCAACAAGGGTAGAAGTGCATCGCTGCTGGCTGCTAAATGGCCCCAGAGATAGATAAGCCTGTTCTTTCCCGGGGCGACCTGCTCGAGAAGCTGTTCCTCCGTTAGAGCGCTGAAGAGCTTTGTTGTGCGGTCAACGTTTGCCTTCCAGCTGCGGAGCGCTGAGTCGATGAGCGAAGCTTCTGGGTTCATGCTGTAGTACCTCTCTTATGGAAAAAGCTAAGATAACAATGCATTCAATCATTGATGTTCTCTACTTCTGTGCCTGTACGGCGGTCGCCACGCTTGAACTGGCGTCGCCACGCTGCTAATGCGGTCGGCAGCGTGGCAGACTCAGTTCGTTGTCAGCTATGTGCTGTTGCGTTAGATCTGTGCTGTTCCGCCATCGACGAAGAGCTCGATGCCGTTGACGAAACTGGAATCGTCGGAGGCGAGAAAGAGCGCAACGGTTGCGATCTCCTCAGGACGACCGATTTCGCCACGAGGGATGAGCGTCTTGAAGTACTCCTTGGCGTCTGGTCCGAGGGGGTCGAGGATTGGGGTATCGATCGTGCCCGGACTGAGCACGTTGACGCGGATTTTGCGATCTTTGAGGTCATTAAGCCAGGTGCGCGCGAAGGATCGCACCGCGGCTTTGCTGGCGCTGTAGACGCCGAAAGCAGGGAAGCCTTTGATGCTGGCGATGGAGCCGTTCATGAATATTGAGCCGCCGTCGTTGAAGAGCGGGAGAGCCTTCTGGACGGTGAAGAGTGTGCCGCGTACGTTGAGGTCGAATGTTTTGTCGAAGTGTTCTTCGGTGACTTCGCCGATCTTGGCAAACTCGCCCTGGCCCGCACTGGCGAAAAGGACGTCGATCTTTCCTTTTTCTTTTTTTACGGTCTCGTAGAGACGATCGAGGTCTGCGAGGTTTGCGGCATCGCCCTGGACTCCTGTCACATTTTTGCCGATTGCCTTGACGGCTTCATCCAGCTTGTCCTGACGGCGACCGGTGATGAAGACGTAGGCGCCTTCTTTTACGAAGAGTTTAGCGGTAGCGAGTGCCATGCCAGACGTCGCTGCTGTAATGACGGCTACTTTTCCTTCGAGTTTGCCCATGTAGATTCGTCCTTTCACATTTGCTGTGTGTGTTTGTTGAAGTCGGATGGGAAGCCCACTCAAAACGCGCGGTGACGCTGGCGTCGAGTGGGCCTGGTGCGAGGTTTAGCGGAGACCGCCACCGGTGATGACGCGCTCGCCGGTGATCCACTTTGCGTCGTCGGATGCAAAGAAGGTGACAACGGAGGCGATGTCGTCGACGCGGCCTGCGCGGCCGAGAGGGGTCTGCGCTACGAGAGCCTTCTCGAAGTCGGATCCGATGAAGCCTGCAGATTGTGTGCCTTCAGTATCGACGATGCCAGGATTGACGGAGTTGACGCGGATCTTACGCGGACCAAGCTCCTTTGCGAGGACGCCGGTGATGGCGTCGAGAGCGCCCTTGGTGGCGGTGTAGACAGAACTGTTTGGAGGAGTGAGGCTGCTGACGCCTGAGCCGATGTTGATGACGCTGGCCCCTTCGCCGAGATGTTTGACCGCAGCCTGCGTGGTAAGGAGAACGCCGAGGACGTTGATGTTGAAGATCTTGTGGAACTGCTCTTCTGTTACGGCTTCGAGAGGGGAGAACTCGTACACCCCGGAGTTATTGACGAGGATGTCGAGGCGTCCGTAGTTTTTGATGGCTGCGTCGATGATGCCCTGCGCTTCCGCAGCCTTCGAGACGTCACCACCTACGGCGACGGCTTTGCCTCCGGCTGCGGTGATGGCGGAGACGACGGTGTCTGCGCCAGACTTGCTGGAGGCGTAGTTGACGACGACTGATGCCCCTTCGGCGGCGAGCGACTTGGCAATGGCGGCTCCGATACCCTTGGATGCGCCGGTGACGACTGCGACTTTACCCTTTAGCTTGCTCATGACTGATCCCTCTTTAAGTTGCTTTAGAAACTCGAGATTTTGCACTGCCTGCGGTCGCAGGTTCCGACTGCTGGTGAGTAGATGGGGTTTGGCAGCTGAAGGATTCATTAGTTCAGGATTTATGCACTATTGAACAATTTATTTAAAAAGACTATTGTGGTGTCCATGAGGCCTTTATTCCACCCCTCGGTCCAGGACGTGACAGTTGAAGCGATCCTTCATGCCTTGTCTGACCCTGTGCGTGTGGCGATCTATGCCGATATTGTTGGACAGAATTGTTCGCACAATTGTGTGGCGTTTTCGAATATCAGCGAGAAGCCGATACCGAAGTCAACGCTTTCACAGCACTTCAAGATACTTCGCGAGGCTGGGTTGATTCGGGGTGAGCGGCAGGGTGTCGAGATGCACAACACGTCTCGATGCGCGGAGATCGACAAGCGCTTTCCGGGGTTGATTGGAGCCATTGTTACGGCGCATAAGGTTCAGTTGGCCGAAGGAGAGCGGCAGACGAGAGC
The nucleotide sequence above comes from Tunturibacter empetritectus. Encoded proteins:
- a CDS encoding SDR family NAD(P)-dependent oxidoreductase; protein product: MGKLEGKVAVITAATSGMALATAKLFVKEGAYVFITGRRQDKLDEAVKAIGKNVTGVQGDAANLADLDRLYETVKKEKGKIDVLFASAGQGEFAKIGEVTEEHFDKTFDLNVRGTLFTVQKALPLFNDGGSIFMNGSIASIKGFPAFGVYSASKAAVRSFARTWLNDLKDRKIRVNVLSPGTIDTPILDPLGPDAKEYFKTLIPRGEIGRPEEIATVALFLASDDSSFVNGIELFVDGGTAQI
- a CDS encoding DinB family protein translates to MNPEASLIDSALRSWKANVDRTTKLFSALTEEQLLEQVAPGKNRLIYLWGHLAASSDALLPLLGLGQRLHPELDFIFIANPDGHSQNLPSGADLKRIWNEVNDALWTAFSNLSGSDWAQRHTAISQEDFKLEPHRNRFTILLSRTAHLAYHFGQAKLAPQR
- a CDS encoding ArsR/SmtB family transcription factor — protein: MRPLFHPSVQDVTVEAILHALSDPVRVAIYADIVGQNCSHNCVAFSNISEKPIPKSTLSQHFKILREAGLIRGERQGVEMHNTSRCAEIDKRFPGLIGAIVTAHKVQLAEGERQTRAAKSKAARRMQAVNR
- a CDS encoding glucose 1-dehydrogenase; this translates as MSKLKGKVAVVTGASKGIGAAIAKSLAAEGASVVVNYASSKSGADTVVSAITAAGGKAVAVGGDVSKAAEAQGIIDAAIKNYGRLDILVNNSGVYEFSPLEAVTEEQFHKIFNINVLGVLLTTQAAVKHLGEGASVINIGSGVSSLTPPNSSVYTATKGALDAITGVLAKELGPRKIRVNSVNPGIVDTEGTQSAGFIGSDFEKALVAQTPLGRAGRVDDIASVVTFFASDDAKWITGERVITGGGLR